The Elgaria multicarinata webbii isolate HBS135686 ecotype San Diego chromosome 4, rElgMul1.1.pri, whole genome shotgun sequence genome contains a region encoding:
- the LOC134397790 gene encoding amine sulfotransferase-like, with protein sequence MEETKIPPHLLNFKGHYFLSDHVKLEYLETIEELEVRDSDIFIVTYPKSGTVWTQNILCLILNESHRNGTENMTTYQQAPFLDYNVTNVDFTQQPSPRIIMAHLPYYLVPKGLKDKKGKVIYVYRNPKDAMASLFLYINPTEGLGKSSDLEDFMQSYLAGKVACNSIFDHVKGWYTHKNEFNVLFLSYEEMIKDLRGAVLKICSFVGKQLSSQEVDKVVDLATFKNMKADRRANNEIVLERMFKLENINHLRKGTIGDWKNIMTVSQSERFDKVFREKMKDIPLKFIWDIKEMQNHT encoded by the exons ATGGAAGAAACCAAGATACCACCACACCTACTTAATTTTAAAGGACATTACTTTTTATCAGACCATGTCAAACTGGAATATCTTGAGACAATAGAAGAACTTGAAGTCAGGGATAGTGATATATTTATAGTCACTTATCCAAAATCTG GAACGGTGTGGACCCAGAACATTTTGTGCTTGATTTTGAATGAAAGCCACCGGAATGGAACTGAGAACATGACCACATACCAGCAGGCTCCGTTTCTAGATTACAACGTAACTAATGTGGATTTTACCCAGCAACCATCACCTCGTATCATAATGGCCCACCTGCCTTATTATTTGGTTCCAAAGGGGCTGAAAGACAAAAAAGGGAAA GTCATTTATGTATACAGAAATCCTAAAGATGCTATGGCATCCTTATTTCTTTATATAAACCCAACAGAAGGATTAGGAAAATCATCTGATTTGGAGGACTTCATGCAGAGTTATTTAGCTGGGAAAG TTGCTTGCAACTCTATCTTTGATCACGTGAAAGGGTGGTACACCCATAAGAATGAGTTCAATGTTCTCTTCCTTTCTTATGAGGAGATGATTAAG GACCTTAGAGGTGCCGTATTAAAAATCTGCAGTTTTGTGGGAAAGCAATTAAGCAGCCAGGAGGTTGACAAAGTTGTGGATCTGGCTACATTCAAGAATATGAAAGCTGATCGTAGGGCAAATAATGAGATTGTACTTGAAAGAATGTTCAAGCTGGAGAACATTAACCATCTACGCAAAG GTACCATTGGAGACTGGAAAAATATAATGACAGTGTCACAGAGTGAAAGATTTGACAAGGTCTTTCGGGAGAAAATGAAAGACATACCTCTCAAATTCATCTGGGATATTAAAGAAATGCAAAACCACACTTAG